One segment of Rhodopirellula baltica SH 1 DNA contains the following:
- a CDS encoding diguanylate cyclase — MFQAVFASLRLAFALVCIGLGLILGAQWLGFIPDSRLAEEAARRKFCETVAIASIDDIRQHRWAKLNTTLDALVRQNESLLSAGLRTESGILQANTKHHRICWNKPKSSGEAKSVDTRNASAQDTSSRDDDLFLSDDPAPVESVPTWVEPTEPGSKQSTVELDGDIIRLDIPITVQDRTWGNLEFTFRSNLAGPFGGLLDEGILRLLIFFTVIGMGSYSFLMMRILGVFSRTQVVPERVRQALDTLAEGLLVLDKDGKIVLANDNFLATNGYEPEELQDRLAADLPWVFGNGEKSSKDAELPWTQAISQRKSVVGEILRLTGRDGVHRVFSVNAGPIGEDEKQKGALVTFQDVTHVEKHRLELENMLSMLRLSKDEIQKKNQELEILATRDALTGCLNRRAFFERMEEMLTDYRNAGRPLSCFMVDIDHFKSVNDTYGHHAGDEVLRKVSKVLRDLHEENQVVCRYGGEEFCVMLPGHDLDEAMEQSERTRLAVMNIRLEDPESLRLTASLGVSELKFGATDVQSLINQADSCLYVAKRGGRNQSVAFDPDRVDVLGEEEAQPEEVADPNLVSLPFHAVTALVSALAYRDPATAEHSRRVANLCVQAADGLVCQRDIYVLEIAALLHDIGKIGVPDDVLHKPGPLTDEEWKVMRRHNTIGLDMVAGTFHCPELERIIRAHHAISERGATERHLKLDELPMEARILTIADTYDSIVSDHAYRQGRPHSTAAMELKRCAGKQFDAELVNHFLTKIEADVKESAMGLPTATGISFAVPKPTALKIGQQIERIAEAMDAQNITELRDLARDLCDIADASYLTPIVDSARQIEEAASNGENVEWITLLRQTQKLLDLCRATQNAHLIEVDQTEEEDLFQS; from the coding sequence TTGTTCCAAGCCGTATTCGCATCGCTTCGACTCGCCTTTGCACTGGTGTGCATCGGATTGGGTCTCATCCTCGGAGCTCAGTGGCTCGGGTTTATCCCCGATTCACGGCTGGCCGAAGAAGCTGCGCGGCGCAAATTCTGCGAAACCGTTGCGATCGCATCGATCGACGACATTCGCCAGCATCGATGGGCAAAGCTGAACACCACTCTGGATGCCCTCGTTCGCCAAAACGAATCCTTGCTCTCGGCAGGCCTGCGAACCGAATCCGGCATTTTGCAAGCCAATACAAAACACCACCGCATTTGCTGGAATAAACCCAAATCATCCGGCGAAGCCAAGTCGGTCGACACGCGCAATGCGAGCGCCCAGGACACATCGTCGCGCGATGACGACCTGTTCCTCTCAGACGATCCCGCACCCGTTGAGTCCGTCCCCACCTGGGTCGAACCCACCGAACCCGGATCCAAGCAATCCACCGTCGAACTCGACGGTGACATCATCCGGTTGGACATCCCTATCACGGTTCAAGACCGCACGTGGGGCAACCTCGAATTCACGTTCCGCAGCAACCTTGCCGGTCCATTCGGCGGATTGCTCGACGAAGGAATTCTTCGACTGCTGATCTTCTTCACCGTGATCGGGATGGGTTCGTATTCATTCTTGATGATGCGGATCCTCGGCGTCTTCTCGCGAACGCAGGTCGTTCCCGAACGCGTTCGCCAGGCTCTCGACACGCTCGCTGAAGGACTGCTTGTCTTGGATAAAGACGGCAAGATCGTTCTCGCCAACGATAACTTCTTGGCCACCAACGGATATGAACCCGAAGAACTGCAGGATCGTCTGGCCGCCGATTTGCCGTGGGTCTTTGGCAACGGAGAGAAGTCGTCCAAGGATGCTGAACTCCCATGGACACAGGCCATCAGTCAACGCAAATCCGTCGTCGGCGAGATCCTTCGATTGACCGGCCGTGATGGCGTGCACCGAGTCTTCAGCGTCAACGCTGGTCCCATCGGCGAAGATGAAAAACAAAAGGGTGCTCTGGTCACCTTCCAGGACGTCACGCACGTTGAGAAACATCGTCTCGAACTCGAGAACATGTTGTCGATGTTGCGATTGAGCAAAGACGAAATTCAGAAAAAGAACCAAGAGCTCGAAATTCTCGCGACTCGAGATGCCTTGACCGGCTGCTTGAATCGTCGTGCATTCTTTGAACGCATGGAAGAAATGCTGACGGACTACCGCAACGCCGGACGTCCGCTGTCATGCTTCATGGTCGACATCGACCACTTCAAAAGCGTCAATGACACCTACGGTCACCATGCCGGCGACGAAGTCCTTCGCAAGGTCAGCAAGGTTCTGCGAGACCTTCACGAAGAGAACCAAGTTGTCTGCCGTTACGGCGGAGAAGAGTTCTGCGTGATGCTGCCAGGCCATGACCTGGACGAAGCGATGGAACAATCCGAGCGAACTCGATTGGCGGTGATGAACATCCGCCTCGAAGACCCCGAATCGCTACGACTGACTGCTTCTCTCGGCGTCAGCGAGCTGAAATTCGGCGCCACGGATGTTCAATCCTTGATCAACCAAGCCGACAGTTGCCTCTACGTTGCAAAACGCGGCGGACGAAACCAGTCGGTCGCATTCGATCCCGATCGAGTCGATGTGCTCGGCGAAGAAGAAGCTCAACCGGAAGAAGTCGCCGATCCAAACTTGGTCAGCCTTCCGTTCCATGCCGTCACGGCATTGGTTTCCGCGTTGGCGTACCGGGACCCAGCGACCGCGGAACACAGCCGACGCGTTGCGAACCTGTGCGTTCAAGCCGCGGATGGATTGGTTTGTCAGCGTGACATTTATGTGTTGGAAATCGCCGCTCTGCTGCACGACATCGGAAAAATCGGCGTGCCAGATGACGTTCTGCACAAACCCGGACCGCTGACTGATGAAGAATGGAAAGTCATGCGGCGTCACAACACCATTGGATTGGACATGGTTGCGGGCACGTTCCATTGCCCCGAACTGGAACGCATCATCCGCGCCCACCATGCGATCTCAGAACGCGGCGCTACCGAACGGCATCTGAAACTGGATGAACTTCCGATGGAAGCTCGCATCCTCACGATCGCCGACACCTATGACTCCATCGTTTCCGACCATGCCTATCGGCAAGGTCGACCGCACTCCACCGCGGCGATGGAATTGAAACGATGCGCCGGCAAACAATTCGACGCTGAATTGGTGAATCACTTCCTCACCAAGATCGAAGCGGACGTCAAAGAAAGCGCGATGGGCCTGCCGACAGCGACCGGAATTTCGTTCGCCGTGCCAAAGCCGACCGCGCTCAAGATCGGACAGCAAATCGAACGCATCGCCGAAGCCATGGACGCACAAAACATTACGGAACTGCGTGACCTTGCTCGCGACCTGTGCGACATCGCGGATGCCAGCTACCTGACCCCGATCGTCGACTCCGCACGGCAAATCGAAGAAGCGGCATCCAACGGCGAAAACGTCGAATGGATCACGCTGCTACGTCAGACCCAGAAACTACTGGACCTGTGCCGAGCAACCCAAAACGCCCACCTCATCGAAGTCGACCAAACTGAGGAAGAAGACCTGTTCCAGTCCTAG